In the genome of Eschrichtius robustus isolate mEscRob2 chromosome 2, mEscRob2.pri, whole genome shotgun sequence, the window actctgtatgacagactctaggtccatccacctcactacagataactcaattttgtttctttttatggctgagtaatattccattgtatatatgtgccacatcttctttatccattcatctgtcgatggacacttaggttgcttccatgtcctggctattgtaagtagagctgcaatgaacataaaaattttctttttaaattttattttggtaaaCACTAGGCAAATGCTTGTGTGAAATTCTACCAGGTCAGGGCTCAGGGCTTCCTAGGAACTGTCTCCACGCTGTGGAGTGTGGTCCGGACCCCAGGGacttctcccccaccccaggcccaggTGGAGGCGGGGATCAAGTTGGGGGGTGGAGTTCCCGGGGCCCTGCCCATTTCACCTCGCCCGCCAGGCTGGTCCCCCGGCGAGGGAGGTCCCGCGGCCATCCCGGAGGAGGGGACGAAGATCACGCGCTGCGGCTGCGCACGTGACTGCGCCACCAGCGGGGACCCGGTATGTGGCTCCGACGGTGTCGTCTACGCCAGCACCTGCCACCTCCAGGAGGCTGCCTGCCGCGGACGCATGAGATTGGAACCCGCGCCCCCGAGCCGCTGTGCCCTTGGTGAGGATCCACCCACGCCCCGCCTCGGGGACCCCACCTTGTCCCGGAATGTATCGCTCCATCTTCTCCTCTTTGCGTCTGGGTCCCTTTGCATCTCCTCAGTCTTGGTCagtctctccccagccccaccccaactTTGTGCTTTTCTGCGTCTCCTCATCTCTGATTTCTGTGTCCGCTTCCCCACCTTGTGACCTCACCTCCTATCTGTTGctctgggcctcagatctccTCCCCTCGGGCCCCCGGGGCTGTTGGTCATCCAGATCCTCTCCCTCCAGTGCCTTCCCTACCGACTCAGTCCTCCTTCCTTCCAGAGCAGCCGGCACCGGCCTCTGCTTTGTACAGCTACGACTATGACCTGGGTGCCCTGGACGCTGGGCATGTGGCAGCCGGCCATGAGGACTTGGATGGGGAAACAGAGGACAGGTGAGAGCTGGGCCCGCCCCCAACCTCCCTCCACTGGCCCTGGAACCTGGCAGGGAGTGGGAGTGACTGATGGAGGGGGTCAGCCTGCTGTAGGGTTTCAGGGGATGAGGTGGGGGATCCGTTCTCCCTTGACCCCCCATCCACCCAGCACACATAGAAGAGCAGCCTGTATGTGTAGGGTGAGCTTAGCGAACCCTCCCAAGGACTGGACCCCAGGACAGACCTGTCCCTGAGACCCACTGGGCCTGGGACCCctattaaagaagaaattattcaTGACGCAAGGAATATATTTTTCAAGGGGGAGCACTATGGAGTCTTGCAGTGGGGATAGAGATTGTAACCAActcttaataataaaaaaagaaaaagtgggaatttatagccaaggagtaGGGGGTGGCAGTCAGTGGCTGGAAAGTTACTAGGAGGAAACATCAGGGGTGAAGGGGGGATATTCTAGCTAAACCGACTGCACCTGATtgttgctgaaggcaggccagggtgatGAGACAttacagggggtggggggtggatggTGGAGGAAGAGGAACCCAATCAGATATCAAGGGCGATCAGTACGGAGGAGGGGGGGTTTCTGGCTAAACTGACATATTAGCAGATTCTTGCTACAGTTGGGCAGTGCTGAGATGAACACGGAAGCCTAGAATTTGAGACCGAGGTGAGAAAGAGCTCAGAGGAGCCCGAGTGGAGTTTGGTTAGGTAGAGAATCTTTGACCCCCTGAAGGAAGGATGGAGGAAATGGTCAGGAGACCAGAGAGCCCTGTGGGGTGAGGCTCGGAAGGGGCTGCTGGGCAGACTTCCTGGACGAGGCACATCTTTTGGGTCGAGCAAACTCAACTCAAGAGGTTTAAACAACAGGTTGATCTATCAGCTCAGGTAAGTGCCAGGTCCTGGAGGCTGGCTGCACTGGTGGACCTCAGAGCCCTGCCTTCCTGGGTGGCAAGGGCCTCTCCACCCCATGCTGGTGGCAAAGGCTGGTTTACATCCCCACTCAGCAAACCCAGTAGGAAAGCTATTCCACCAGCACCAACCAAAGTCCCAGAGATTTAGGGGTGCGTCATCTTGCACCAGGCACTGGGTTTAGTTCACATGcatataatataattattgatagggctgggtttagggttaCTGTTGCACTAATTTTGTTTTGCCCCCCTGTGTTTCTCCTTCCATGCCCTCTTTTGAATAtcttttagaatttcattttgattCAGTTATTGTTGTTTTAGCATGATTTTTTTAGTGGTAACTCTGGGGATAAGACTATTCATCTTTAAATTTTTCACAGTCTACTTGGTGGGAGTATTGTAACCACTTTCAGCAAAATGTAGCAACTTTGAAGCCGTTTCTGTCCATGTGTTGTCCCCTCCCATCTCTCATGCTATAATTATCATATGTGTAACTTTAAAGTCGCCCAAGTGTTGCCCACCTTATCCAGTGTCTTCTGAGAGAGgtctgcttttattttccttttggagggGAAGATTTTTATTAAACTTCTAAATTTGAGATACCATGGGTTCACATGCAGTTGGAAGAAATAACAGAGAGATCTTAGGTgcccttcatccagttccccccaGTGGTCACATCTCCCAGAACTTGAGTTACAGTGTAAcaccaggaaattgacatcaaTACAATCTACCCGTCTTATTCCTATTTCACCGCTTTTACATGCACTCGTTTGCAATTGAGTCTGCAGTTTTCCCCCACGTGTAGATTTGTGTAATCAtgaccacagtcaagatacaggaCAGCCCATCACCTCAAGGATCCCTTTAGCTGCAGGTTTATAGCCAAACTCACCTCAATTTCcgcactcccccccaccccccaaccattCATCTGTTCTCCCGCTCTATACTTTTGCCATTTCAGGGATGCTTTGTAAACAGAATTGTGGGGTAcgtaaccttttgagattggctttttctcACTCAACAGATTTCCCTTGCTGTCCATCCATGGTGTTGTATCAATAGTTCCTCCCTTCTCATAGCTGATTGAGTTCCACAGATAAGTTTTCTATTTGGTCAGTGGTCCCTTGCAAGCTGCGCTCATTCTTACCAGAAGTGAAGGTCCCATCCCATCACTGTGGCctggtgggggtgggcagggtcCTGAGGGGCCCTGCTGGACCATGTCCCTCCCAACCCCGGCTCCAGGTGGGGCGCTCATGTCTCAGTGGGCGGAGGCAACCAGGCGGAGCCACTTGGAGGCGGGTTTAGGGAATGGTCTGCAGTCCCGCCCCCGCCAGGCCTGGCAGCCCACAGGCATTTTTCGGCTTCTCTCCCCATCAGTCAGAGCGGCTTCTCTTCGTAAAGCTCCGAGCAGGAAGACGTGATCTGGCTGTGATTTCACCCCACCGGAAGAGGGTCACTGACAGGAGACTTGACTGTCTGGGGGCTGCCGGACCCTGCCCAGGTGACCCCTGCTTCCAAACGAACCCGATAAACAGACCAGCAGAGACGATGGTGGGCATCCTGGGGGCTCAGCCCCCACCTGAACAGGAAGGATGGTCAGCGAGGTGGCTGGAGGcacccccctccccgccaccTCGCCAGCTGCAGCTGGAGTACCAGTCGCCTCACCCTACAGCCCTTGGGCTGGGTGGCCAGAGCAGCTCCCACAGCCTGACGTTCTGTTCCCCGGAGAAGGGACATTTCTGGGAAGGACTCATAGCCAAACACCTGTTTCTGAGGGGACATGACTCTGGCCAAATCAAGGACGTAGCGTCAGCAACTTAGAAACGAAACAGGCTGCTTTTCTGCAGAATGACTGCCTGGGCTGCTGAGCCCCTGGACCCAAACCCCAAATTGTCCCAGAACTGTCACAGTCTCTGCACCCCTGCCTCACCCCAGGGGTCCCTGAATGTTTGGCCTCGACAGCACCAGGCTCTGCAGAGAAATTCCTGGGCTCCAGACCGATGCACCTTCAACTTCCCACTTCCTGACCTCGACCTCTGAACCCCTGATCTTCCAATGCCCTGCCTGGAAGATTGTCCCCCTCCTAGCAGCCTGGGAGGGTGTCCTAGCTCTGGACCTACCGAAGCCGTGTGCTCAGACCTGCCTCCCGGCTCTCCGTTCCCCCTCCTGCATTCTCCTGTCTTCCGCCTCCACGGTGGTAATTTATTTCAGCCAACACTGCTCATCTCTGGACAGCACGGAGACCCTGAGGGGGCTGCCCAGCCTGTGGGTCCCCATCGTGCAGCACCGGCCACTTTCCACGCCCCTGACCCCTGCCATCCTGCAAGGTTACAGTGCCCTTGCCGAGGCCCTGTTGCCACTTGCCTTAGAGGCTGCTGGTGTAATAAAAGCTCATTTCCATAGAGTCCCTGACAGACTTGGGCCTCCTGCGGGCAGGGGAGGCTGAGGGGCAGCTCTAAGGGCTGGAGCCCGGCTCCCTTCTGGCCCCTCACCTCCATTCCTTCATCTACAGCCCAGCCTTTcagagcagggtggggaggaggctttGGAACACTTGCGTCCCAGGGTAATCATAGATTCCCAAGCACGTGTAAGAAATCAGACCAATGCAGAGAGGTCCTGGCTACCCTTTACCCAGCCTCCCCCAGTGGTGACATCTTGGAAGACTCTAGTACATCATCACACCAGGCTACTGACATGATATTCTTTGTTGACTTTATTCACACGGCCCCAGGTTCACTTTTACATgggcgagtgtgtgtgtgtgtgtgtgtgtgtgtgtgtgcgtgcgcgcgcgcgtgtgtgtgtgtgtgtgtgtgtgtgtgtgtgtgtcccccgTCCTGGGGCCTCCGGCTCGCTCCTCCCCAGACCAGAGACATATGAACTTGATGGGGAGCCCAGGAATGGCACCCATTCCCCTCTGCCTCTGGAGAGGGCTTGTGTACTCCCCCACAGGTGATGCCTCGGTGGCTCCTGACACTGCCCTGTGCTGCCTGCTGGGGTGGGGAAcggcagggtgtgtgtgtatgtgtgtctggggCTATGGCTGCCCTTCCCCACGTGGTGCCCCCCTGACTTGATTCAAAGCAGCCTTCAGCTGGCTGGGGGTGGGTTCTGCAAAGCTGCAGCCCCGTGACCCTGGGTGTACACCGTAAATCCTTGCATCGCTCCACCCACCCAGTCCGTGGGGGAGTTACCTGTGAGAAGAGGAATCAGACCATGGGAAAGCAGGAGGAGGTGATGTCTTGCAGCCAGGGTGACAGTAGGAGGCTGAGCCCTGTGGCTCCCGGTGATGGGTTGCACCAGGCTTTGGGGAGCAGAGTAGAGGTCTCCACTGCTCAGGAGATGCCCCAGAACACGAAGGCCCATCCTGGGAACGAGGACCGCCAACGGGGCTCCCAGCCGCCTTGGCCACAAGCGGGTAGGGGGCCCGAGCCTCCTCCTGGGTGGGGTCCTGCAGCGGGTCCAAGGCAGCACCGGCTTCGCCTTGTCCACACCTTGGACACGGACACAGGCGAGCTGGCTGGGCCCGGGAACCTGCATTTAATGCTTGtcttagtttcctggggctgccgtaaCCAAGTACCACGtaccaggtggcttaaaacaacagaaatttattctctgacagttctggaggccagaagtcggagataaaggtgtgggcagggttggctCCTTCTGGTGGCTCTGAGGGAGAGTGTGTCCCAGGCTGGTCTCCTGGCTtcttctggtggctgccagcagtctgtggcatcccttggcttgtggccatatcaccccatctctgcctctgtggtcacatggccttccctgtgtgtctctgtgtcctcttcttataaggacaccagtcacatcggatttttagggcccaccctactctagTGCGACCTCATCCTaactaattacacctgcaaagaccttatttccaaataagctcACTTTCGGAGGTTCTCAGTGGACATGAATTGGGAGGGGACCCTGTTCAACCCAGTGCAACCTCGTTCCTGTTTGTCCGGCCTGTGGAGGGGCTGTCACACAAACGAGGAGGACCGGGTGCCGGTCGCCGGGCTGCACCCCTCCCTGGAAGCCGTGGCAGTTCCAGGCGCCCGGCGAAGCATCGCTTCGTGCACCTTGCTCCTGAACTCGGCCGACACGTAGTAGTAGATGAAGGGGTCTACACAGCTGTTGAGGGTGCTGAGCGCCAGGCTGGGCAGGTAGGCGGCGTACAGGTCCCCCCAGGCATCGGGGTCCGGGTTTGAGTAGTGCAGGAGCAGCAGCACGTTGCTGGGCGCAAAGAAGGCCACGGCCGAGGTCAGCACCAGTGCGGTCAGCCTCAGCGCGTGGCCGTAACGCCGGCCGCCGGCCGCCAGCGTGCGCAGGGTGGCCCCGTAACTCAGCAGCATGGCCAGCAGCGGCAGGAAGCAGCCGAGCACCGCCAGGCAGATGAAGGCGGGCCGCCAGTAGGAGGCCTGGGCACCGACGGGCAGCACATCGTGGCAGAGCACGTGGTCCGAACGCGACAGCCGGAAGGTCTGCTGCTGCAGCGCCAGGGGCAGCGCCAGGGCGGCTGCCACCAGCCAGGCCGTGACACAGAGCCCGATGGCCAGGCGCTGGCCTCGCAGGGTGCGGGCCCGCAGCGGGTGCACCACGGCCAGGTAGTGGTCCAGGCTGACGGCGGCCAGTAGCAGCACGGAGCCGTACATGTGACCATAGAGCGCGGCCGTGTCCAGGCGGCAGACGGCCTCGCCGAAGGGCCAGCGCTGGCCCCGCAGGTGGTAGGTGACGCGTGGCGGCAGCGCCAGGGCCAGCAGCAGGTCAGCCGCCGCCAAGTTCATCAGCAGCACCGTGGAGGGCAGTCGTGGCACCCGCGTGGCCAGCACCCACAGCGCCAGGCCATTGGCGGGCAGCCCCACTGCCAGGGCCAGCCCGTAGAGCGCGGGCACCAGTCTCGTGGGCACCCAGCCTAGCAGCAGTGCCCGAGAGCTGCCCGGGACCTCCAGAGTGTTGCTGTCATTGGCACAGGGCTGGCCAGGGAAGCTGCGCGGGTGGGGCCCCGGTGTGCTATCTGGGGGAGAGA includes:
- the F2RL3 gene encoding proteinase-activated receptor 4, producing the protein MWALLLLWPLALGFSLDDTQTPIIYDDDGGSTERGDDSTPGPHPRSFPGQPCANDSNTLEVPGSSRALLLGWVPTRLVPALYGLALAVGLPANGLALWVLATRVPRLPSTVLLMNLAAADLLLALALPPRVTYHLRGQRWPFGEAVCRLDTAALYGHMYGSVLLLAAVSLDHYLAVVHPLRARTLRGQRLAIGLCVTAWLVAAALALPLALQQQTFRLSRSDHVLCHDVLPVGAQASYWRPAFICLAVLGCFLPLLAMLLSYGATLRTLAAGGRRYGHALRLTALVLTSAVAFFAPSNVLLLLHYSNPDPDAWGDLYAAYLPSLALSTLNSCVDPFIYYYVSAEFRSKVHEAMLRRAPGTATASREGCSPATGTRSSSFV